The following coding sequences lie in one Phaenicophaeus curvirostris isolate KB17595 chromosome 5, BPBGC_Pcur_1.0, whole genome shotgun sequence genomic window:
- the FLRT2 gene encoding leucine-rich repeat transmembrane protein FLRT2, with translation MGSWTRMRPTDWAVLMKSWLIFSLGLYMQVSKTLACPKVCRCDRNFVYCNERSLTSVPLGIPEGVTVLYLHNNQINNAGFPAELHNVQSVHTVYLYGNQLDEFPMNLPKNVRVLHLQENNIQTISRAALAQLLKLEELHLDDNSISTVGVEDGAFREAISLKLLFLSKNHLSSVPVGLPVDLQELRVDENRIAVISDLAFQNLTSLERLILDGNLLTNKGIAEGTFSHLSKLKEFSIVRNSLTYPPPDLPGTHLLRLYLQDNQINHIPLTAFSNLHKLERLDISNNQLRMLVKGVFDNLHNLRQLTVRNNPWLCDCSIKWVTEWLKFVPSSINVRGFMCQGPEQVRGMAVRELNMNMLSCPTTTPGLPFIITPVPATTMPTTLVSTSSVPPPSSKYNPLTPTIATLPTVPEREDRERVTPPVSERIQLSIHFVNDTCIQVNWMSVFTMMAYKLTWVKMGHSLVGGIVQEQIVSGEKQHLNLVNLEPKSTYRICLVPLDTYNFRTGEDSVCSEATTKASFLSNGSNIPSSHEQTTSQNLGSPFLLAGLIGGAVIFVLVVLLSIFCWHMHKKGRYTSQKWKYNRGRRKDDYCEAGTKKDNSILEMTETSFQIVSLNNDQLLKGDFRLQPIYTPNGGINYTDCHIPNNMRYCNSNVSDLEHCHT, from the coding sequence ATGGGTTCATGGACTAGAATGAGGCCCACAGACTGGGCTGTTCTCATGAAATCATGGCTTATCTTTTCCCTGGGGCTCTACATGCAGGTCTCCAAAACTTTAGCCTGCCCAAAAGTGTGCCGCTGTGATCGAAACTTTGTCTACTGTAATGAGCGAAGCTTGACCTCAGTGCCTCTTGGAATACCAGAGGGTGTAACCGTCCTCTACCTCCATAATAACCAAATTAATAATGCTGGATTTCCTGCAGAACTGCACAATGTCCAGTCTGTGCACACAGTCTACCTGTATGGCAACCAGTTGGATGAATTCCCCATGAACCTGCCCAAGAATGTCAGGGTTCTCCACctgcaggaaaacaacattCAGACCATTTCTCGGGCTGCCCTAGCTCAGCTTTTGAAGCTGGAAGAGCTACACCTGGATGACAACTCCATCTCCACTGTTGGTGTTGAGGATGGGGCATTTCGGGAAGCCATCAGCCTCAAGCTTCTATTCTTGTCCAAGAATCACTTAAGCAGTGTACCAGTAGGCCTTCCGGTGGACTTACAAGAACTTCGAGTAGATGAAAACCGAATTGCTGTCATTTCAGACCTGGCCTTCCAGAATCTTACAAGTCTGGAGCGTCTGATTTTAGATGGCAATCTCCTTACTAATAAAGGCATAGCTGAAGGCACCTTTAGCCACCTGTCCAAGCTCAAGGAATTCTCAATAGTACGGAATTCACTGACCTACCCTCCTCCTGATCTTCCAGGTACACATCTATTAAGGCTCTACTTGCAGGACAACCAGATAAACCATATACCACTTACAGCCTTTTCAAACCTCCACAAGCTCGAACGTCTTGATATTTCCAACAATCAACTTCGGATGTTGGTAAAGGGAGTATTTGATAATCTCCACAACCTGAGACAACTCACTGTAAGGAATAATCCCTGGTTGTGTGACTGTAGTATTAAGTGGGTCACCGAATGGCTCAAATTTGTTCCCAGTTCAATCAATGTACGGGGTTTTATGTGCCAAGGACCAGAGCAGGTCCGAGGTATGGCAGTCAGGGAGCTCAATATGAATATGCTGTCATGCCCCACCACCACTCCTGGTCTGCCATTTATTATCACCCCAGTCCCAGCTACCACCATGCCAACTACATTAGTTTCCACCTCATCAGTTCCTCCCCCAAGTAGCAAATACAATCCTCTCACTCCCACCATAGCCACACTTCCCACTGTGCCTGAAAGGGAGGATAGGGAAAGGGTGACACCTCCTGTATCCGAACGGATTCAACTCTCCATCCATTTTGTGAATGACACTTGCATCCAAGTTAACTGGATGTCTGTTTTTACCATGATGGCATATAAACTCACTTGGGTTAAAATGGGCCATAGTCTGGTAGGAGGAATTGTTCAGGAACAAATAGTTAGTGGCGAGAAGCAACACTTAAACTTGGTAAATCTAGAGCCCAAATCCACCTATCGGATTTGTTTGGTGCCACTGGATACTTACAATTTCCGAACTGGAGAAGACAGTGTCTGTTCAGAGGCCACAACCAAGGCTTCCTTTTTGAGCAATGGCAGCAACATCCCCTCTAGCCATGAACAGACGACTTCTCAAAACCTGGGCTCCCCATTTCTGCTGGCAGGGTTGATTGGGGGTGCAGTGATATTTGTCCTCGTGGTCCTGCTCAGCATATTTTGCTGGCACATGCACAAAAAAGGGCGTTACACCTCCCAGAAGTGGAAATATAACCGAGGCCGTCGGAAAGATGACTACTGCGAGGCAGGGACAAAGAAGGACAACTCCATCCTGGAGATGACTGAAACCAGCTTCCAGATTGTCTCCTTAAATAATGATCAACTCCTTAAAGGAGATTTCAGACTGCAGCCCATTTATACCCCAAACGGGGGCATTAACTACACAGACTGCCACATCCCCAACAACATGCGATACTGCAACAGCAATGTCTCAGACCTGGAGCACTGTCATACGTGA